The following coding sequences lie in one Pelobacter seleniigenes DSM 18267 genomic window:
- a CDS encoding ExeA family protein codes for MGYTDYFQFEREPFSNAPNDKFYYDSEQHKQALMRLKYSVDSDKGLAVLVGGVGTGKTTLARRMLDSLPIGKYESSLLVMIHSGITPEWILSRICMQLGVKQPDGSPLRMLKQLYERLLQIEQEGRKAVVLIDEAQMLQTRELMEEFRGLLNLEIPGKKLLNIVFFGLPALNNIMKLDEPLAQRVAFKYTLRPLTPEDAQKYINYRLQVAGAEKSPFHPDCLPLIHQLSGGVPRLINTICDNALFETYLRRDQGITPAIISNVAEDLGLIEMDLTKPYNEHNDDDDDLEIIFDELQDK; via the coding sequence ATGGGGTATACAGATTATTTTCAGTTCGAGCGTGAACCCTTTTCCAACGCACCAAACGACAAATTTTATTACGACAGTGAGCAGCATAAACAAGCGCTGATGCGTTTGAAATACTCGGTTGATTCGGACAAAGGGTTGGCTGTCTTGGTGGGCGGTGTTGGCACCGGTAAGACAACTTTGGCACGTCGCATGCTGGACAGCCTGCCGATCGGGAAATACGAATCTTCCTTGCTGGTGATGATTCATTCAGGGATTACCCCGGAATGGATTCTGTCGCGGATTTGCATGCAGCTTGGGGTCAAACAGCCTGATGGCAGTCCATTGAGAATGCTTAAACAGCTTTACGAAAGGCTGCTGCAGATTGAACAGGAAGGGCGTAAAGCCGTCGTTCTGATCGATGAAGCGCAGATGCTCCAGACGCGTGAATTGATGGAAGAGTTTCGGGGCCTGCTGAATCTGGAAATTCCCGGTAAAAAACTGCTGAATATCGTTTTTTTCGGACTGCCTGCTTTGAACAATATCATGAAGCTTGACGAACCCCTGGCTCAGCGCGTCGCCTTCAAATACACCCTCAGACCATTGACGCCTGAAGATGCCCAAAAATACATCAACTATCGTCTGCAAGTTGCCGGGGCTGAAAAATCGCCTTTTCACCCTGATTGTTTGCCGCTGATCCATCAGCTGTCCGGAGGGGTTCCCAGGCTGATTAATACCATTTGTGACAATGCTTTGTTTGAAACCTACCTGCGCCGTGATCAGGGGATTACCCCGGCGATCATCAGTAATGTCGCTGAAGACCTCGGCCTGATCGAAATGGATCTGACCAAGCCTTACAATGAGCATAACGATGACGATGATGACCTGGAAATTATTTTTGATGAGCTTCAGGATAAATAA
- a CDS encoding tetratricopeptide repeat protein, which translates to MATNKEKLIESAQKNLKKKQIVKAIKDYAKIVELDPADVRSRQKLAELFVRTNKPAEAFEHYEAVAKYFSSNGFYLKAIAIYKQMQRLDPSQVSIINRLAELNEKQGLVGDAMAEYRSLVDYYARNGMVADEIKTLEKMRDLDQNNLNVRVKLAEVYATNERKDDGFEELESVLDILKNKNDFDKALKLYKMFLPLYPNNKKLQMGLALTFYEKRDFGRGVIILETLLKEKPSDPDLLRLIASGYADQQNWPKALEIYQKLLDLDPSDLDICEAIIKGEIGSQQYVHALSQLEEWKDAFLKAERLDRLKEYYELLKDKLGDNRIVLQTLDSIYELTGDGDKLLDIMSEVQIETDDDVVEEETLSDTLLGSAQEDISIDDLDLDPGEDAEPISLDVVEDENIDLELESLEDVFGNEEEVAVSGSEAEAVIELNDGADFDFDFAADSDDDLFGAAEPASISPAPAQHNLRADLEEAEFYLQQGLFNEAEKQCRDILAYAPDNEECRQKLADIEKQRNVAAPTASAADFADGFGDFDFDTVFPADTVASPEQKKVFRTDVDEQIAADDMESHYNLGIAYREMGLLDDAISEFEKAEKEPSRYVDCQTLKGLSYSDKEDYGNAEIMFQQALDSPYLEEIQRLNLGYELGLLYERAGRANDALISFQDVLSQDSNYRDVRDRVKTLKASLGLVDEIADNSLDERKERISFL; encoded by the coding sequence TTGGCAACGAACAAAGAAAAACTCATCGAGTCGGCACAAAAAAATCTGAAGAAAAAGCAGATTGTTAAGGCGATTAAGGACTACGCCAAGATCGTCGAGCTGGACCCGGCAGATGTTCGTTCCCGGCAGAAACTGGCAGAATTGTTCGTGCGTACCAACAAGCCGGCGGAAGCCTTCGAACATTATGAGGCGGTCGCGAAATATTTCTCCAGTAACGGTTTTTATCTGAAAGCCATTGCCATCTATAAGCAGATGCAACGGCTGGATCCAAGCCAGGTTTCAATCATCAATCGGCTCGCTGAATTAAATGAAAAGCAGGGCCTGGTCGGAGACGCCATGGCTGAATATCGCAGCCTGGTCGACTATTACGCCCGCAACGGTATGGTCGCGGATGAGATCAAGACCCTGGAGAAAATGCGTGACCTTGATCAGAATAATCTTAACGTCCGAGTCAAGCTGGCTGAGGTTTATGCCACCAATGAGCGTAAGGATGACGGCTTTGAAGAGCTGGAATCGGTTCTGGATATCCTGAAAAACAAGAACGATTTTGATAAAGCCCTGAAGCTCTACAAGATGTTCCTGCCCCTTTACCCCAACAATAAAAAACTGCAGATGGGGCTGGCCCTTACTTTTTATGAAAAACGGGATTTCGGCCGGGGGGTTATCATCCTGGAAACCCTGCTGAAGGAAAAGCCGTCCGATCCGGATCTGTTACGTCTTATCGCCAGCGGCTATGCTGATCAGCAAAATTGGCCCAAGGCTCTCGAAATCTATCAAAAGCTGCTTGATCTGGATCCTAGTGACCTGGATATCTGTGAGGCCATCATCAAGGGTGAGATCGGTTCCCAGCAGTATGTTCACGCCTTGTCACAGCTGGAAGAGTGGAAGGATGCATTCTTAAAGGCGGAACGGCTTGATCGGTTGAAAGAATACTATGAGCTGCTCAAAGACAAGCTCGGCGACAACCGGATCGTTCTGCAGACCCTTGACTCCATTTATGAGCTGACCGGCGACGGTGACAAACTGCTCGATATCATGTCCGAAGTTCAAATCGAGACGGACGATGATGTGGTTGAGGAAGAGACCCTGTCTGATACCCTGCTCGGTTCGGCCCAGGAAGACATTTCCATCGACGATCTTGACCTTGATCCCGGCGAAGACGCTGAGCCGATCAGTCTGGATGTGGTTGAGGACGAAAATATCGATCTGGAGCTGGAGTCGCTGGAAGATGTTTTCGGCAATGAGGAAGAGGTTGCCGTTTCGGGCTCTGAGGCCGAAGCGGTGATTGAATTGAATGACGGGGCGGATTTTGATTTTGATTTTGCTGCCGATTCAGATGATGATCTGTTTGGCGCCGCTGAACCCGCTTCGATAAGTCCGGCTCCGGCACAACATAATCTGCGGGCCGATCTTGAAGAGGCGGAGTTTTATCTGCAGCAAGGGTTGTTCAACGAGGCCGAGAAGCAGTGCCGAGATATCCTTGCCTACGCTCCGGATAATGAGGAGTGTCGGCAGAAACTGGCTGATATAGAAAAACAGCGCAATGTTGCTGCGCCGACAGCATCGGCCGCTGATTTTGCCGACGGCTTCGGGGATTTTGATTTTGATACTGTTTTTCCCGCCGACACCGTCGCCAGCCCGGAGCAGAAAAAAGTGTTCCGGACCGATGTCGATGAGCAGATCGCTGCCGACGACATGGAGTCTCATTATAATCTCGGCATTGCCTATCGTGAGATGGGCTTGCTTGACGATGCTATCAGCGAGTTCGAAAAGGCCGAGAAAGAGCCGTCCCGCTATGTTGATTGCCAGACGCTCAAAGGGCTCAGCTATTCCGACAAAGAAGATTATGGCAACGCTGAGATCATGTTTCAGCAGGCTCTTGATTCGCCCTACCTTGAAGAGATTCAGCGGCTTAATCTCGGTTACGAACTCGGATTGCTGTACGAGCGTGCCGGTCGCGCCAACGATGCCCTGATCAGTTTTCAGGATGTGTTGTCTCAGGATTCCAATTACCGGGATGTCAGGGATCGGGTCAAGACGCTGAAAGCATCCCTGGGGTTGGTTGATGAGATCGCAGATAACTCGCTGGATGAGCGTAAGGAGAGGATCTCCTTCCTTTGA
- the hfq gene encoding RNA chaperone Hfq → MPKSPFNIQDQYLNQARKERVKVSIVMMSGETFQGYIKSFDSFCILAESDGDILIYKHAVSTITSTDGTFRLHGGRD, encoded by the coding sequence ATGCCTAAGTCACCATTCAATATTCAGGATCAGTATCTGAATCAGGCTCGTAAAGAGCGCGTCAAAGTATCCATTGTCATGATGTCCGGGGAGACGTTTCAGGGGTACATCAAATCTTTTGACAGTTTTTGTATCCTGGCAGAAAGTGACGGGGATATTTTGATATATAAACATGCGGTGAGCACCATCACCTCTACAGACGGGACCTTCCGATTGCACGGCGGGCGCGATTAA
- a CDS encoding DUF512 domain-containing protein gives MLKIESVEPGSYAAELGLAAGDSLIAINGKQIDDLLDYHLTVSAEKLVIEVTHDDELWELELLKEREEDLGLEVEHPYPRQCGNQCLFCFVHQLPRGMRKTLYIKDEDYRFSYLYGSYITLTNVQEADLQRIISEQLSPLYISVHATEHALRQTLLGTEIPDLMPLIERLTAAGIVLHCQVVLCPGYNDGRALETTITELAGFYPAVASLAVVPVGLTRHRQKLPQLQPVTEREATACLELIDGLQDRFRGELGSRFVFAADELYLKAEREIPALDAYEDCAQLENGVGLIARFRQQGEEVLLEAEPLDLGTVTLVTGTSFAEELQSFADRLALRTGVKMHVLGVENNFFGTAVSVTGLVTGTDLLDQLQQIGTTDAVVIPDVMLRQGEELFLDDVLVETIQQRCNCPVVVIESSPWGLLEGLESLAEGPEIIHCQE, from the coding sequence ATGCTCAAAATAGAATCAGTCGAACCAGGAAGTTACGCTGCGGAACTTGGCCTTGCCGCCGGTGACAGTCTTATTGCCATCAACGGCAAACAAATTGATGATCTGCTCGATTATCACTTGACCGTTTCCGCGGAAAAGCTTGTCATCGAGGTCACTCATGATGACGAACTCTGGGAACTGGAGCTGCTGAAGGAGAGGGAAGAGGATCTCGGCCTTGAGGTTGAGCATCCCTACCCCCGGCAATGCGGCAATCAATGTCTGTTCTGTTTCGTCCATCAGCTTCCCAGAGGGATGAGGAAAACACTCTACATCAAAGATGAGGATTATCGTTTTTCCTACCTCTATGGGTCTTATATCACTCTGACAAATGTGCAGGAAGCCGACCTGCAGAGGATTATTAGCGAGCAATTATCACCGCTGTATATTTCGGTTCATGCGACGGAACACGCGTTGCGACAGACCCTGCTGGGAACCGAGATCCCGGACCTCATGCCGCTGATCGAGCGGCTGACCGCGGCCGGCATCGTGCTGCATTGTCAGGTGGTGCTGTGCCCCGGTTACAACGATGGGCGCGCACTGGAAACCACCATCACGGAACTGGCCGGGTTTTATCCGGCGGTGGCTTCGCTGGCGGTGGTTCCGGTCGGACTGACCCGCCATCGGCAGAAACTTCCTCAGCTCCAGCCGGTCACCGAGCGCGAGGCGACAGCATGCCTGGAACTTATTGACGGGTTGCAGGACAGGTTTCGCGGGGAGTTGGGCAGCCGCTTTGTCTTTGCCGCAGATGAGCTCTATCTTAAAGCCGAGCGGGAGATCCCGGCGTTGGATGCCTATGAAGATTGTGCGCAGTTGGAGAACGGTGTCGGCCTGATTGCCCGCTTCCGCCAGCAGGGAGAAGAAGTCCTGCTGGAAGCCGAGCCGCTTGACCTGGGCACGGTGACCCTGGTGACCGGTACTTCGTTTGCCGAAGAGCTGCAGTCTTTCGCTGACCGGCTGGCCTTGCGGACAGGTGTGAAAATGCATGTTCTCGGGGTTGAAAATAACTTTTTCGGAACCGCTGTGAGCGTGACCGGCCTGGTCACCGGAACAGATCTTCTGGACCAACTGCAACAGATCGGGACTACGGATGCCGTTGTTATCCCGGACGTCATGCTCAGACAGGGCGAAGAGCTGTTTCTGGACGATGTCCTGGTCGAAACCATCCAACAGCGCTGCAATTGTCCGGTGGTGGTTATCGAAAGCTCCCCCTGGGGATTGCTGGAGGGGCTTGAGTCCCTGGCGGAAGGGCCGGAAATTATCCATTGCCAAGAATAG
- the miaA gene encoding tRNA (adenosine(37)-N6)-dimethylallyltransferase MiaA yields MKSRPKVLTICGPTGSGKTALALTLAQKYPLEIISADSRQVYRRMDIGTAKATVAEQRQAPHHMIDLIDPDQDFSVADFVDRARPLIEAIAQRGHVPCVVGGTGLYIKALLGGLAALPEGCQELRNELHAREQLEGAGTLYRELQEIDPPAAAEIHPHNLVRIVRALEVFRLSGRRMSALKEEHRFADRHYPSFQLACSFPREELYARIDRRAQEMLDAGLVAEVEALAADYSFALKALQTLGYREVVRYLKKEITANEMLEDIRKYTRQYAKRQLTWFRAQPEIIWVDSTKESGKVIQSIDNFILR; encoded by the coding sequence ATGAAGAGCAGACCCAAAGTATTGACTATCTGCGGCCCGACCGGTTCCGGTAAAACCGCGCTGGCCTTGACTCTGGCGCAGAAGTATCCCCTGGAAATCATTTCCGCCGACTCCCGCCAGGTTTATCGGCGGATGGATATTGGCACCGCCAAGGCCACCGTGGCAGAACAGCGCCAGGCGCCTCATCATATGATTGATCTGATCGACCCGGATCAGGATTTCTCGGTGGCCGACTTTGTCGACCGGGCCCGGCCGTTGATCGAGGCGATTGCTCAGCGCGGACATGTTCCCTGTGTGGTCGGTGGGACCGGGTTGTATATCAAGGCGCTGCTCGGTGGGCTGGCTGCCCTCCCTGAGGGCTGCCAGGAGCTGCGTAACGAATTGCATGCACGGGAACAGCTCGAGGGGGCAGGAACCCTGTATCGGGAATTGCAGGAGATCGATCCTCCGGCGGCTGCGGAGATTCATCCGCACAATCTGGTGCGCATTGTGCGGGCTCTGGAGGTTTTCCGACTCAGCGGCCGACGGATGTCTGCATTAAAGGAAGAACATCGCTTTGCCGATCGACACTACCCCTCATTTCAGTTGGCCTGCAGCTTCCCGCGCGAGGAACTCTATGCGCGGATTGACCGCCGCGCGCAAGAGATGCTTGATGCCGGTCTGGTGGCCGAGGTCGAGGCGCTGGCGGCCGATTATTCCTTTGCTCTGAAAGCGCTGCAGACCCTGGGCTATCGAGAGGTGGTTCGCTACCTGAAAAAAGAAATTACCGCGAACGAGATGCTGGAAGATATCCGCAAATACACCCGGCAATATGCAAAGCGGCAATTAACCTGGTTTCGTGCTCAACCAGAAATAATTTGGGTTGATTCCACAAAGGAGTCTGGTAAAGTGATACAATCTATTGATAATTTTATACTTCGTTAA
- a CDS encoding heavy metal translocating P-type ATPase, whose translation MITYRTTLPVKGMKCQKCVARVTALLTEFPEIDEAKVSLAAGEAEILTSTALLPHAEIAARLSAAGFETTATVEAEANPSIAAAAPVAATAPSENATELRFPVGGMHCASCAATIERRVGAVAGVEAVAVNLAGNFAQVRYRPERVTPEAIYAAVDQAGFKAIRGAEPDLAEDARKELRLVAIAAAGAVPIMLLMYFPLFGDTTLYLNAVLASIVQFTAGLGFYGSAWKSLRNHSANMDVLVALGISAAYGYSLLALFGLLGTGATVFFETSAMLILFIRFGKLLESRAKGRASAALKKILQLQADSALLVKDGKEQQVPIAAVVPGDLVLVKPGEKIPVDGEVVDGRAAVDESMISGEAVPVAKEPGSAVIGATVNRSGRLMIRATHVGEAAVLAQIVRMVETAQGDKPPIQRLADRISNVFVPIVIALSLLTFCGWLVVGKEFLFAFQMAVAVVVVACPCALGLATPTAIMVGSSVGLELGILFKKATVLEQISGLQTLLFDKTGTLTKGRFNVEQVISCGEMEERELLAFAASLESASTHPLAQSIVEKAAALQIPVPTSGDIVETGGHGLSGTTAGRRVLCGSQKLLSDHGVDLSLLPNPDVCRGNSLIFIAIDDKLQGIVCLADEIKDNAGKVVSGLRQLGIEPVLVTGDRQEVAERVAAQLGISLVEAEVLPEQKLAVVKKYQQLGQRVGMVGDGINDAPALAQADIGIAIGSGTDVAKETGDLVLVGGDLFDIERGILLGKKTLWKIKQNLFWAFFYNLLGIPLAAGLFFPWFGLYLKPEYAGLAMAFSSVSVVTNSLLLRRSKQTLAQLGR comes from the coding sequence ATGATCACCTATCGAACCACACTTCCCGTTAAAGGGATGAAATGCCAAAAATGTGTTGCCCGTGTCACTGCCCTGCTGACCGAGTTTCCTGAGATTGACGAGGCCAAAGTTTCCCTCGCCGCTGGCGAGGCGGAAATTTTGACCTCGACTGCACTGTTGCCCCATGCGGAAATAGCGGCGCGATTGTCCGCAGCCGGTTTCGAAACCACAGCTACCGTTGAAGCGGAAGCAAACCCCTCCATCGCCGCAGCTGCTCCTGTAGCAGCGACCGCCCCAAGCGAAAATGCAACGGAACTACGTTTTCCGGTTGGCGGTATGCACTGCGCTTCCTGCGCGGCAACTATTGAGCGACGGGTCGGGGCGGTCGCCGGGGTTGAGGCGGTCGCCGTCAATCTGGCGGGCAATTTTGCCCAGGTCCGTTATCGACCGGAGCGGGTGACTCCAGAGGCTATTTATGCCGCTGTTGATCAGGCCGGCTTCAAGGCCATTCGTGGCGCAGAACCTGACCTTGCCGAAGACGCCAGGAAAGAACTGCGCCTGGTCGCGATTGCCGCGGCCGGTGCCGTGCCGATCATGTTGTTGATGTACTTCCCCCTGTTTGGGGACACGACGCTCTACCTTAACGCGGTGTTGGCGTCTATCGTTCAGTTTACTGCCGGCCTCGGCTTTTACGGGAGCGCCTGGAAATCACTCCGTAACCACAGTGCCAACATGGATGTGCTGGTGGCTTTGGGGATTAGCGCAGCTTACGGGTATTCATTGCTGGCACTTTTCGGCCTGCTCGGCACTGGGGCAACGGTTTTCTTCGAAACCAGTGCCATGCTGATTCTGTTCATCCGTTTCGGCAAGTTGCTTGAATCGCGGGCCAAAGGGCGTGCCAGCGCGGCACTGAAGAAGATTCTCCAGCTGCAGGCCGATTCGGCGCTGCTGGTCAAGGATGGCAAGGAGCAGCAGGTTCCCATTGCCGCTGTCGTTCCGGGTGATCTGGTCCTGGTTAAGCCGGGTGAAAAAATCCCGGTTGATGGTGAGGTCGTGGATGGACGCGCTGCCGTCGATGAGTCGATGATCAGCGGCGAGGCAGTGCCGGTTGCCAAAGAACCCGGCAGTGCCGTGATTGGAGCTACTGTCAACCGTTCCGGGCGGTTGATGATCAGGGCAACGCATGTTGGCGAAGCAGCGGTTCTCGCTCAGATCGTCCGCATGGTCGAAACGGCACAGGGCGACAAACCACCGATTCAGCGTCTGGCTGATCGGATTTCCAACGTTTTCGTACCGATTGTCATCGCCCTGTCGCTGCTCACTTTTTGCGGCTGGCTGGTTGTGGGAAAAGAGTTTCTGTTCGCCTTTCAGATGGCGGTCGCCGTGGTAGTGGTGGCTTGCCCCTGTGCACTGGGCCTGGCAACACCCACGGCCATTATGGTGGGAAGCTCGGTCGGGCTTGAACTCGGTATTCTGTTTAAAAAAGCGACGGTTCTGGAACAGATATCAGGCTTGCAGACACTTTTGTTCGATAAAACCGGAACCTTGACCAAGGGACGGTTTAACGTCGAGCAGGTGATCAGTTGTGGTGAGATGGAGGAGCGGGAGCTGCTTGCTTTTGCCGCATCCCTGGAGAGTGCCAGTACCCATCCGCTGGCTCAAAGTATCGTCGAAAAAGCCGCCGCATTGCAGATTCCCGTACCAACGTCCGGCGATATTGTCGAAACCGGGGGGCATGGTTTGTCCGGGACAACGGCCGGAAGGAGAGTGCTTTGCGGCAGCCAGAAGCTGCTGAGCGATCACGGTGTCGATCTGTCACTCCTGCCGAACCCAGATGTCTGTCGCGGAAATTCGCTGATTTTTATTGCGATCGATGATAAATTACAGGGGATTGTGTGCCTTGCCGATGAGATCAAAGATAATGCCGGCAAGGTTGTCTCCGGGCTCAGGCAGCTTGGCATCGAACCGGTTCTGGTCACTGGTGATCGCCAGGAGGTTGCCGAGCGGGTTGCGGCTCAGCTTGGTATCTCTTTGGTCGAGGCAGAGGTCTTGCCGGAGCAGAAACTGGCTGTGGTCAAAAAATACCAGCAGCTCGGGCAGCGGGTCGGGATGGTGGGGGACGGGATTAACGACGCACCTGCTCTGGCCCAGGCGGATATCGGCATTGCCATTGGCAGCGGCACCGATGTTGCCAAGGAAACCGGCGATCTGGTGCTGGTGGGGGGCGATCTGTTCGACATCGAACGGGGGATTCTGCTGGGCAAAAAAACGCTCTGGAAAATCAAGCAGAACCTGTTCTGGGCGTTCTTTTATAACTTGTTGGGGATTCCTCTGGCGGCCGGATTGTTTTTCCCTTGGTTTGGTCTCTATCTCAAACCGGAATATGCCGGTTTGGCCATGGCTTTTTCCAGTGTTTCCGTGGTGACCAACAGTTTGTTGCTGCGGCGTAGTAAACAAACGTTAGCCCAACTGGGGAGATAA
- the mutL gene encoding DNA mismatch repair endonuclease MutL produces MEPTIHILPEELCNKIAAGEVVERPSSVVKELLENALDAGASDILVELEAGGKRLIRVTDNGSGMNRQDAFLAFERHATSKIRTDEDLFALNTLGFRGEALASIASVSRLRLKTCANSEGLGQQIYAEGGRIKNAEETGLPQGTVVEVRNLFFNLPARKKFLRKEQTELGHAADVVTKQALAHPEVSFRLRHNDRILLDLRREKGVRERVAALLGRSLLKDLLNVESQSGSDLRLFGLISAPQLNRSAATHIYTFINGRYIRDRVVQHAVMEGYRHLLMKGRYPVAVIFLEIDPAQVDVNVHPTKHEVRFREQSLVHDFIATSLQQTLKPADWLTGSADSVDQRVAADQPAMLAPDSTTAGEVSGPVVTERSVVLKEAPADYHSTLTGAEPVSRSVGLSSMPFPEPLANGEGREDNSEPVQSLLPGASSDGYFSRLQILGQFHQSYILCQDGDDLILIDQHAAHERVGFEKLRHSYAAGNIPSQTLLFPEILELDFNSATVLTEQTGELAALGFEIEPFGGKSFALKAVPQLLGNKSAARLVVDVALELERVGRTGQLRDSIDEVLIMMACHSVIRANQALSTLEIKALFKELDLIDFKANCPHGRPVMQRLTLAEVERLFRRH; encoded by the coding sequence ATGGAACCAACAATTCATATTCTTCCTGAAGAGCTATGCAACAAAATTGCCGCAGGCGAGGTCGTCGAGCGACCGTCTTCCGTGGTCAAGGAATTGCTGGAAAACGCCCTTGATGCAGGTGCGAGCGACATCCTCGTTGAGCTTGAAGCCGGAGGGAAAAGGCTGATTCGGGTAACCGATAACGGGTCCGGCATGAATCGCCAAGACGCCTTTCTGGCCTTTGAGCGTCATGCGACCAGTAAAATCAGAACGGATGAGGACCTGTTTGCCCTCAACACCCTGGGGTTTCGCGGTGAGGCGCTGGCTTCCATTGCTTCTGTCTCCCGGTTGCGGCTGAAAACCTGCGCTAACAGCGAAGGGCTTGGCCAGCAGATTTACGCCGAAGGGGGGAGAATCAAAAACGCCGAGGAGACCGGCTTGCCACAGGGAACCGTGGTTGAAGTGCGGAATCTTTTTTTTAATCTACCGGCGCGTAAAAAATTCCTGCGCAAGGAACAGACCGAACTCGGTCACGCTGCGGATGTCGTCACCAAACAGGCCCTGGCTCATCCCGAAGTCAGCTTCCGGTTGCGGCATAATGATCGGATCTTGCTGGATTTAAGGCGGGAAAAGGGCGTTCGGGAGCGCGTGGCCGCTTTGTTGGGACGTTCTTTACTGAAAGATCTGCTGAATGTGGAGAGTCAGTCCGGCTCGGATCTGCGCCTGTTCGGACTTATTTCCGCGCCGCAGCTGAACCGTTCCGCAGCGACTCATATCTATACCTTCATCAACGGCAGGTATATCCGCGATCGGGTTGTGCAGCATGCGGTCATGGAAGGTTACCGGCACCTGCTCATGAAGGGCCGTTACCCGGTTGCCGTCATTTTTCTGGAGATTGATCCGGCGCAAGTCGATGTCAATGTCCACCCGACCAAGCATGAGGTCCGCTTCCGGGAGCAGTCCCTGGTTCATGACTTTATCGCAACCAGTCTGCAGCAGACGTTGAAACCTGCCGACTGGCTGACTGGTTCCGCTGACTCCGTGGATCAGCGGGTTGCCGCGGACCAACCGGCCATGCTTGCTCCCGATTCGACAACTGCGGGTGAAGTCTCCGGCCCCGTGGTTACCGAAAGGTCTGTCGTGTTGAAAGAGGCTCCGGCCGATTATCATTCGACCCTGACTGGAGCAGAGCCCGTCTCAAGGAGCGTCGGCCTCTCATCCATGCCGTTTCCTGAACCCTTGGCCAATGGCGAGGGGAGGGAGGACAACAGTGAACCCGTGCAGTCCTTGCTTCCGGGCGCGTCCAGTGACGGATACTTTAGTCGCCTGCAGATCCTTGGCCAGTTTCATCAGAGTTATATCTTATGCCAGGATGGCGACGACCTGATCTTGATCGATCAGCACGCCGCCCATGAACGGGTTGGGTTCGAAAAGCTTCGCCACTCTTATGCGGCCGGAAATATTCCCAGCCAAACCCTCTTGTTTCCCGAGATCCTGGAGCTTGATTTCAACAGCGCCACCGTCCTGACGGAACAGACCGGAGAATTGGCCGCTTTGGGTTTTGAGATCGAGCCTTTTGGCGGTAAATCTTTTGCGCTGAAGGCGGTCCCGCAATTGCTGGGCAATAAGTCCGCTGCCCGACTGGTGGTTGATGTCGCTCTTGAACTGGAGCGGGTGGGCAGGACAGGACAGCTCCGCGATTCTATCGACGAGGTCCTGATCATGATGGCCTGTCACAGCGTGATCAGGGCCAACCAGGCTTTGTCCACTTTGGAAATCAAGGCGCTATTCAAGGAGCTTGACCTGATTGATTTCAAGGCCAACTGCCCTCATGGCCGCCCGGTTATGCAGCGGTTGACCCTGGCGGAAGTCGAACGGTTGTTCCGGCGTCATTAA
- a CDS encoding TIGR00725 family protein: MPPKLIIGVIGAGSATAAGMAKAREVGRLLAERGAVLVCGGLGGIMQAAAEGCHNAGGEVIGILPGADAGAANPYVTLPIVTAMGQARNVIIVQTAQALIAIEGEYGTLSEIAIALKLGKPIVQIDSWPQLKTGGQVDTAEEAVTMIFNALKEKSG, encoded by the coding sequence ATGCCGCCGAAACTGATCATCGGCGTGATCGGCGCAGGGTCCGCAACCGCGGCCGGAATGGCCAAAGCCCGTGAAGTCGGCCGGCTTCTTGCCGAAAGAGGAGCGGTGCTGGTCTGTGGCGGGCTTGGCGGGATTATGCAGGCGGCGGCCGAGGGGTGTCACAATGCCGGCGGCGAGGTTATTGGTATTTTGCCCGGAGCCGACGCCGGCGCGGCCAACCCTTATGTCACTTTGCCCATTGTGACGGCCATGGGACAGGCACGAAATGTCATTATTGTTCAGACCGCGCAGGCGTTGATAGCGATTGAGGGGGAATACGGGACCCTTTCCGAGATCGCAATAGCGTTAAAATTGGGTAAACCTATTGTTCAAATCGACAGTTGGCCGCAACTAAAAACTGGCGGACAGGTGGACACTGCGGAAGAAGCCGTCACGATGATTTTCAATGCCCTCAAGGAGAAATCCGGCTGA